From Anopheles funestus chromosome 3RL, idAnoFuneDA-416_04, whole genome shotgun sequence, a single genomic window includes:
- the LOC125768206 gene encoding snake venom 5'-nucleotidase isoform X2, with protein MKMAGFTSKAALRSKWSDLVESGPTNIEATVDVSQGLKHVVGWLKQASLEVREGGKRTITQIQNNTPNLLKFHTTASIDQRFDRDNSNKMSSAVDKLTIIHYNDVYNIDANSKSEPIGGAARFCTAVKSFNQLNPLVLFSGDAFSPSMLSTFTKGEQMVPVLNAIGTHCAVFGNHDFDHGLDVLDEWVEKTNFPWLMSNVVDNETGRPLGGGKITHIMNHNELKVGLIGLVEKEWLDTLPTIDPNEVTYIDFIKAGNQLANELHNQGCDVIIALTHMRTPNDIELAKHGGHIDLVLGGHDHVYEILNIGETYVIKSGTDFRQFSKIGINPERNQNGKITINVEKVDVNSSKYSEDTTLRDELKKYSEAIESKMDEMLGMFAVELEGRFSAIRTSETNLGNWICDVALAATGADCVIINSGTFRSDQIHPAGPFTMRDLINIIPMQDPLIVLEVSGKILHEALENSVSTYPKLEGRFPQIAGMSFVFDPTKSPGERVEPKLVRLGDEWLNLEQKYTLCIKSYIYGGCDGYTMFKGCRVLLDDDAAPELGLAIQNHFKAIDVRLGKTHHTKHRQSLVTLSRRHSMVQMLENLELDGPTPIRRKSSLTIPKMEHITNNRSKLLRRASLDDLEQNSCQLAPTIQHRIIVVQNEDHIREMILRRETIEKNCVIKETDELSP; from the exons ATGAAAATGGCTGGTTTTACATCGAAAGCTGCTTTACGTTCAAAATGGAGTGATTTAGTGGAAAGTGGTCCTACCAATATTGAAGCAACAGTCGATGTTTCTCAGGGATTGAAACATGTTGTCGGATGGCTAAAACAG GCATCCTTAGAGGTAAGAGAAGGAGGAAAACGAACCATCACTCAAATACAGAATAATACACCGAATTTGCTAAAGTTTCACACAACCGCGTCTATTGATCAAAGGTTCGATCGAGATAATAGTAACAAGATGTCGAGTGCGGTGGATAAATTAACTATTATACATTACAATGACGTATATAACATTGATGCGAACAGTAAGTCTGAACCAATTGGTGGAGCAGCACGGTTTTGCACGGCGGTCAAATCGTTCAATCAACTAAACCCTCTGGTCCTATTTAGCGGTGATGCATTTTCACCAAGTATGCTAAGTACCTTTACAAAAGGAGAACAAATGGTTCCTGTATTAAATGCTATCGGAACACACTGTGCTGTATTTGGAAACCACGACTTTG ATCATGGATTAGATGTTTTAGACGAATGGGTTGAAAAAACGAATTTTCCCTGGTTAATGTCTAATGTAGTTGACAATGAAACCGGACGGCCGTTAGGTGGTGGCAAAATTACTCATATTATGAATCATAATGAGTTGAAAGTAGGCCTAATTGGTTTAGTAGAAAAGGAGTGGCTTGATACGCTTCCGACAATAGATCCGAATGAAGTAACGtatattgattttattaaagCTGGAAACCAACTAGCAAATGAGCTACACAATCAG GGTTGTGATGTTATTATAGCATTAACACACATGCGAACACCAAATGATATCGAGTTGGCCAAACACGGCGGACACATCGATCTAGTATTAGGTGGCCATGACCATGTATATGAAATATTGAAT ATTGGAGAAACGTACGTAATCAAATCAGGTACAGATTTTAGGCAATTTTCGAAGATCGGCATAAACCCAGAACGTAatcaaaatggtaaaataacaattaatgTTGAGAAAGTTGATGTAAATTCTTCGAAATACTCAGAAGACACTACATTGAGAgatgaattgaaaaaatacTCAGAAGCAATTGAATcaaaaatggatgaaatgctAGGAATGTTTGCTGTAGAGTTGGAAGGAAGATTTTCTGCTATTCGTACGTCTGAAACCAATCTAGGAAATTGGATTTGTGATGTAGCTCTGGCCGCCACCGGAGCAGATTGTGTTATTATTAACTCTGGCACATTCCGTTCGGATCAAATACATCCTGCTGGGCCATTTACGATGCGCGACTTGATTAACATAATACCAATGCAAGATCCATTGATTGTATTGGAGGTGTCAGGTAAAATACTGCACGAAGCACTTGAAAATTCAGTATCAACGTATCCAAAGCTGGAAGGAAGGTTTCCCCAGATAGCGGGCATGTCATTCGTTTTCGACCCTACAAAAAGTCCAGGTGAAAGGGTAGAGCCGAAACTGGTTCGTCTAGGTGATGAATGGTTAAATTTGGAACAGAAATATACACTGTGTATTAAAAGCTACATATACGGAGGGTGTGATGGATATACCATGTTCAAAGGATGCCGTGTTCTGTTAGACGACGATGCTGCACCAGAGCTGGGACTAGCTATACAGAATCATTTCAAGGCAATCGATGTTCGTTTAGGTAAAACGCATCACACTAAACATCGCCAATCGCTAGTTACGCTGTCACGACGCCACAGCATGGTACAGATGCTTGAAAACCTTGAGTTAGATGGTCCAACTCCGATCAGACGTAAGTCTTCCCTGACGATACCAAAAATGGAACACATCACTAACAATCGGAGCAAG CTTTTACGACGTGCGTCGCTGGATGATTTGGAACAAAACAGCTGCCAGCTTGCACCAACAATTCAGCATAGAATTATTGTCGTTCAGAATGAAGAT CACATTCGGGAGATGATTTTAAGGCGAGaaactattgaaaaaaattgtgttATCAAGGAGACCGACGAGCTTTCCCCATAA
- the LOC125768206 gene encoding snake venom 5'-nucleotidase isoform X1 codes for MKMAGFTSKAALRSKWSDLVESGPTNIEATVDVSQGLKHVVGWLKQASLEVREGGKRTITQIQNNTPNLLKFHTTASIDQRFDRDNSNKMSSAVDKLTIIHYNDVYNIDANSKSEPIGGAARFCTAVKSFNQLNPLVLFSGDAFSPSMLSTFTKGEQMVPVLNAIGTHCAVFGNHDFDHGLDVLDEWVEKTNFPWLMSNVVDNETGRPLGGGKITHIMNHNELKVGLIGLVEKEWLDTLPTIDPNEVTYIDFIKAGNQLANELHNQGCDVIIALTHMRTPNDIELAKHGGHIDLVLGGHDHVYEILNIGETYVIKSGTDFRQFSKIGINPERNQNGKITINVEKVDVNSSKYSEDTTLRDELKKYSEAIESKMDEMLGMFAVELEGRFSAIRTSETNLGNWICDVALAATGADCVIINSGTFRSDQIHPAGPFTMRDLINIIPMQDPLIVLEVSGKILHEALENSVSTYPKLEGRFPQIAGMSFVFDPTKSPGERVEPKLVRLGDEWLNLEQKYTLCIKSYIYGGCDGYTMFKGCRVLLDDDAAPELGLAIQNHFKAIDVRLGKTHHTKHRQSLVTLSRRHSMVQMLENLELDGPTPIRRKSSLTIPKMEHITNNRSKQLLRRASLDDLEQNSCQLAPTIQHRIIVVQNEDHIREMILRRETIEKNCVIKETDELSP; via the exons ATGAAAATGGCTGGTTTTACATCGAAAGCTGCTTTACGTTCAAAATGGAGTGATTTAGTGGAAAGTGGTCCTACCAATATTGAAGCAACAGTCGATGTTTCTCAGGGATTGAAACATGTTGTCGGATGGCTAAAACAG GCATCCTTAGAGGTAAGAGAAGGAGGAAAACGAACCATCACTCAAATACAGAATAATACACCGAATTTGCTAAAGTTTCACACAACCGCGTCTATTGATCAAAGGTTCGATCGAGATAATAGTAACAAGATGTCGAGTGCGGTGGATAAATTAACTATTATACATTACAATGACGTATATAACATTGATGCGAACAGTAAGTCTGAACCAATTGGTGGAGCAGCACGGTTTTGCACGGCGGTCAAATCGTTCAATCAACTAAACCCTCTGGTCCTATTTAGCGGTGATGCATTTTCACCAAGTATGCTAAGTACCTTTACAAAAGGAGAACAAATGGTTCCTGTATTAAATGCTATCGGAACACACTGTGCTGTATTTGGAAACCACGACTTTG ATCATGGATTAGATGTTTTAGACGAATGGGTTGAAAAAACGAATTTTCCCTGGTTAATGTCTAATGTAGTTGACAATGAAACCGGACGGCCGTTAGGTGGTGGCAAAATTACTCATATTATGAATCATAATGAGTTGAAAGTAGGCCTAATTGGTTTAGTAGAAAAGGAGTGGCTTGATACGCTTCCGACAATAGATCCGAATGAAGTAACGtatattgattttattaaagCTGGAAACCAACTAGCAAATGAGCTACACAATCAG GGTTGTGATGTTATTATAGCATTAACACACATGCGAACACCAAATGATATCGAGTTGGCCAAACACGGCGGACACATCGATCTAGTATTAGGTGGCCATGACCATGTATATGAAATATTGAAT ATTGGAGAAACGTACGTAATCAAATCAGGTACAGATTTTAGGCAATTTTCGAAGATCGGCATAAACCCAGAACGTAatcaaaatggtaaaataacaattaatgTTGAGAAAGTTGATGTAAATTCTTCGAAATACTCAGAAGACACTACATTGAGAgatgaattgaaaaaatacTCAGAAGCAATTGAATcaaaaatggatgaaatgctAGGAATGTTTGCTGTAGAGTTGGAAGGAAGATTTTCTGCTATTCGTACGTCTGAAACCAATCTAGGAAATTGGATTTGTGATGTAGCTCTGGCCGCCACCGGAGCAGATTGTGTTATTATTAACTCTGGCACATTCCGTTCGGATCAAATACATCCTGCTGGGCCATTTACGATGCGCGACTTGATTAACATAATACCAATGCAAGATCCATTGATTGTATTGGAGGTGTCAGGTAAAATACTGCACGAAGCACTTGAAAATTCAGTATCAACGTATCCAAAGCTGGAAGGAAGGTTTCCCCAGATAGCGGGCATGTCATTCGTTTTCGACCCTACAAAAAGTCCAGGTGAAAGGGTAGAGCCGAAACTGGTTCGTCTAGGTGATGAATGGTTAAATTTGGAACAGAAATATACACTGTGTATTAAAAGCTACATATACGGAGGGTGTGATGGATATACCATGTTCAAAGGATGCCGTGTTCTGTTAGACGACGATGCTGCACCAGAGCTGGGACTAGCTATACAGAATCATTTCAAGGCAATCGATGTTCGTTTAGGTAAAACGCATCACACTAAACATCGCCAATCGCTAGTTACGCTGTCACGACGCCACAGCATGGTACAGATGCTTGAAAACCTTGAGTTAGATGGTCCAACTCCGATCAGACGTAAGTCTTCCCTGACGATACCAAAAATGGAACACATCACTAACAATCGGAGCAAG CAGCTTTTACGACGTGCGTCGCTGGATGATTTGGAACAAAACAGCTGCCAGCTTGCACCAACAATTCAGCATAGAATTATTGTCGTTCAGAATGAAGAT CACATTCGGGAGATGATTTTAAGGCGAGaaactattgaaaaaaattgtgttATCAAGGAGACCGACGAGCTTTCCCCATAA
- the LOC125768206 gene encoding trifunctional nucleotide phosphoesterase protein YfkN isoform X5 yields the protein MLSTFTKGEQMVPVLNAIGTHCAVFGNHDFDHGLDVLDEWVEKTNFPWLMSNVVDNETGRPLGGGKITHIMNHNELKVGLIGLVEKEWLDTLPTIDPNEVTYIDFIKAGNQLANELHNQGCDVIIALTHMRTPNDIELAKHGGHIDLVLGGHDHVYEILNIGETYVIKSGTDFRQFSKIGINPERNQNGKITINVEKVDVNSSKYSEDTTLRDELKKYSEAIESKMDEMLGMFAVELEGRFSAIRTSETNLGNWICDVALAATGADCVIINSGTFRSDQIHPAGPFTMRDLINIIPMQDPLIVLEVSGKILHEALENSVSTYPKLEGRFPQIAGMSFVFDPTKSPGERVEPKLVRLGDEWLNLEQKYTLCIKSYIYGGCDGYTMFKGCRVLLDDDAAPELGLAIQNHFKAIDVRLGKTHHTKHRQSLVTLSRRHSMVQMLENLELDGPTPIRRKSSLTIPKMEHITNNRSKQLLRRASLDDLEQNSCQLAPTIQHRIIVVQNEDHIREMILRRETIEKNCVIKETDELSP from the exons ATGCTAAGTACCTTTACAAAAGGAGAACAAATGGTTCCTGTATTAAATGCTATCGGAACACACTGTGCTGTATTTGGAAACCACGACTTTG ATCATGGATTAGATGTTTTAGACGAATGGGTTGAAAAAACGAATTTTCCCTGGTTAATGTCTAATGTAGTTGACAATGAAACCGGACGGCCGTTAGGTGGTGGCAAAATTACTCATATTATGAATCATAATGAGTTGAAAGTAGGCCTAATTGGTTTAGTAGAAAAGGAGTGGCTTGATACGCTTCCGACAATAGATCCGAATGAAGTAACGtatattgattttattaaagCTGGAAACCAACTAGCAAATGAGCTACACAATCAG GGTTGTGATGTTATTATAGCATTAACACACATGCGAACACCAAATGATATCGAGTTGGCCAAACACGGCGGACACATCGATCTAGTATTAGGTGGCCATGACCATGTATATGAAATATTGAAT ATTGGAGAAACGTACGTAATCAAATCAGGTACAGATTTTAGGCAATTTTCGAAGATCGGCATAAACCCAGAACGTAatcaaaatggtaaaataacaattaatgTTGAGAAAGTTGATGTAAATTCTTCGAAATACTCAGAAGACACTACATTGAGAgatgaattgaaaaaatacTCAGAAGCAATTGAATcaaaaatggatgaaatgctAGGAATGTTTGCTGTAGAGTTGGAAGGAAGATTTTCTGCTATTCGTACGTCTGAAACCAATCTAGGAAATTGGATTTGTGATGTAGCTCTGGCCGCCACCGGAGCAGATTGTGTTATTATTAACTCTGGCACATTCCGTTCGGATCAAATACATCCTGCTGGGCCATTTACGATGCGCGACTTGATTAACATAATACCAATGCAAGATCCATTGATTGTATTGGAGGTGTCAGGTAAAATACTGCACGAAGCACTTGAAAATTCAGTATCAACGTATCCAAAGCTGGAAGGAAGGTTTCCCCAGATAGCGGGCATGTCATTCGTTTTCGACCCTACAAAAAGTCCAGGTGAAAGGGTAGAGCCGAAACTGGTTCGTCTAGGTGATGAATGGTTAAATTTGGAACAGAAATATACACTGTGTATTAAAAGCTACATATACGGAGGGTGTGATGGATATACCATGTTCAAAGGATGCCGTGTTCTGTTAGACGACGATGCTGCACCAGAGCTGGGACTAGCTATACAGAATCATTTCAAGGCAATCGATGTTCGTTTAGGTAAAACGCATCACACTAAACATCGCCAATCGCTAGTTACGCTGTCACGACGCCACAGCATGGTACAGATGCTTGAAAACCTTGAGTTAGATGGTCCAACTCCGATCAGACGTAAGTCTTCCCTGACGATACCAAAAATGGAACACATCACTAACAATCGGAGCAAG CAGCTTTTACGACGTGCGTCGCTGGATGATTTGGAACAAAACAGCTGCCAGCTTGCACCAACAATTCAGCATAGAATTATTGTCGTTCAGAATGAAGAT CACATTCGGGAGATGATTTTAAGGCGAGaaactattgaaaaaaattgtgttATCAAGGAGACCGACGAGCTTTCCCCATAA
- the LOC125768206 gene encoding snake venom 5'-nucleotidase isoform X4 yields MSSAVDKLTIIHYNDVYNIDANSKSEPIGGAARFCTAVKSFNQLNPLVLFSGDAFSPSMLSTFTKGEQMVPVLNAIGTHCAVFGNHDFDHGLDVLDEWVEKTNFPWLMSNVVDNETGRPLGGGKITHIMNHNELKVGLIGLVEKEWLDTLPTIDPNEVTYIDFIKAGNQLANELHNQGCDVIIALTHMRTPNDIELAKHGGHIDLVLGGHDHVYEILNIGETYVIKSGTDFRQFSKIGINPERNQNGKITINVEKVDVNSSKYSEDTTLRDELKKYSEAIESKMDEMLGMFAVELEGRFSAIRTSETNLGNWICDVALAATGADCVIINSGTFRSDQIHPAGPFTMRDLINIIPMQDPLIVLEVSGKILHEALENSVSTYPKLEGRFPQIAGMSFVFDPTKSPGERVEPKLVRLGDEWLNLEQKYTLCIKSYIYGGCDGYTMFKGCRVLLDDDAAPELGLAIQNHFKAIDVRLGKTHHTKHRQSLVTLSRRHSMVQMLENLELDGPTPIRRKSSLTIPKMEHITNNRSKQLLRRASLDDLEQNSCQLAPTIQHRIIVVQNEDHIREMILRRETIEKNCVIKETDELSP; encoded by the exons ATGTCGAGTGCGGTGGATAAATTAACTATTATACATTACAATGACGTATATAACATTGATGCGAACAGTAAGTCTGAACCAATTGGTGGAGCAGCACGGTTTTGCACGGCGGTCAAATCGTTCAATCAACTAAACCCTCTGGTCCTATTTAGCGGTGATGCATTTTCACCAAGTATGCTAAGTACCTTTACAAAAGGAGAACAAATGGTTCCTGTATTAAATGCTATCGGAACACACTGTGCTGTATTTGGAAACCACGACTTTG ATCATGGATTAGATGTTTTAGACGAATGGGTTGAAAAAACGAATTTTCCCTGGTTAATGTCTAATGTAGTTGACAATGAAACCGGACGGCCGTTAGGTGGTGGCAAAATTACTCATATTATGAATCATAATGAGTTGAAAGTAGGCCTAATTGGTTTAGTAGAAAAGGAGTGGCTTGATACGCTTCCGACAATAGATCCGAATGAAGTAACGtatattgattttattaaagCTGGAAACCAACTAGCAAATGAGCTACACAATCAG GGTTGTGATGTTATTATAGCATTAACACACATGCGAACACCAAATGATATCGAGTTGGCCAAACACGGCGGACACATCGATCTAGTATTAGGTGGCCATGACCATGTATATGAAATATTGAAT ATTGGAGAAACGTACGTAATCAAATCAGGTACAGATTTTAGGCAATTTTCGAAGATCGGCATAAACCCAGAACGTAatcaaaatggtaaaataacaattaatgTTGAGAAAGTTGATGTAAATTCTTCGAAATACTCAGAAGACACTACATTGAGAgatgaattgaaaaaatacTCAGAAGCAATTGAATcaaaaatggatgaaatgctAGGAATGTTTGCTGTAGAGTTGGAAGGAAGATTTTCTGCTATTCGTACGTCTGAAACCAATCTAGGAAATTGGATTTGTGATGTAGCTCTGGCCGCCACCGGAGCAGATTGTGTTATTATTAACTCTGGCACATTCCGTTCGGATCAAATACATCCTGCTGGGCCATTTACGATGCGCGACTTGATTAACATAATACCAATGCAAGATCCATTGATTGTATTGGAGGTGTCAGGTAAAATACTGCACGAAGCACTTGAAAATTCAGTATCAACGTATCCAAAGCTGGAAGGAAGGTTTCCCCAGATAGCGGGCATGTCATTCGTTTTCGACCCTACAAAAAGTCCAGGTGAAAGGGTAGAGCCGAAACTGGTTCGTCTAGGTGATGAATGGTTAAATTTGGAACAGAAATATACACTGTGTATTAAAAGCTACATATACGGAGGGTGTGATGGATATACCATGTTCAAAGGATGCCGTGTTCTGTTAGACGACGATGCTGCACCAGAGCTGGGACTAGCTATACAGAATCATTTCAAGGCAATCGATGTTCGTTTAGGTAAAACGCATCACACTAAACATCGCCAATCGCTAGTTACGCTGTCACGACGCCACAGCATGGTACAGATGCTTGAAAACCTTGAGTTAGATGGTCCAACTCCGATCAGACGTAAGTCTTCCCTGACGATACCAAAAATGGAACACATCACTAACAATCGGAGCAAG CAGCTTTTACGACGTGCGTCGCTGGATGATTTGGAACAAAACAGCTGCCAGCTTGCACCAACAATTCAGCATAGAATTATTGTCGTTCAGAATGAAGAT CACATTCGGGAGATGATTTTAAGGCGAGaaactattgaaaaaaattgtgttATCAAGGAGACCGACGAGCTTTCCCCATAA
- the LOC125768206 gene encoding snake venom 5'-nucleotidase isoform X3: protein MRAKASLEVREGGKRTITQIQNNTPNLLKFHTTASIDQRFDRDNSNKMSSAVDKLTIIHYNDVYNIDANSKSEPIGGAARFCTAVKSFNQLNPLVLFSGDAFSPSMLSTFTKGEQMVPVLNAIGTHCAVFGNHDFDHGLDVLDEWVEKTNFPWLMSNVVDNETGRPLGGGKITHIMNHNELKVGLIGLVEKEWLDTLPTIDPNEVTYIDFIKAGNQLANELHNQGCDVIIALTHMRTPNDIELAKHGGHIDLVLGGHDHVYEILNIGETYVIKSGTDFRQFSKIGINPERNQNGKITINVEKVDVNSSKYSEDTTLRDELKKYSEAIESKMDEMLGMFAVELEGRFSAIRTSETNLGNWICDVALAATGADCVIINSGTFRSDQIHPAGPFTMRDLINIIPMQDPLIVLEVSGKILHEALENSVSTYPKLEGRFPQIAGMSFVFDPTKSPGERVEPKLVRLGDEWLNLEQKYTLCIKSYIYGGCDGYTMFKGCRVLLDDDAAPELGLAIQNHFKAIDVRLGKTHHTKHRQSLVTLSRRHSMVQMLENLELDGPTPIRRKSSLTIPKMEHITNNRSKQLLRRASLDDLEQNSCQLAPTIQHRIIVVQNEDHIREMILRRETIEKNCVIKETDELSP from the exons ATGCGTGCCAAA GCATCCTTAGAGGTAAGAGAAGGAGGAAAACGAACCATCACTCAAATACAGAATAATACACCGAATTTGCTAAAGTTTCACACAACCGCGTCTATTGATCAAAGGTTCGATCGAGATAATAGTAACAAGATGTCGAGTGCGGTGGATAAATTAACTATTATACATTACAATGACGTATATAACATTGATGCGAACAGTAAGTCTGAACCAATTGGTGGAGCAGCACGGTTTTGCACGGCGGTCAAATCGTTCAATCAACTAAACCCTCTGGTCCTATTTAGCGGTGATGCATTTTCACCAAGTATGCTAAGTACCTTTACAAAAGGAGAACAAATGGTTCCTGTATTAAATGCTATCGGAACACACTGTGCTGTATTTGGAAACCACGACTTTG ATCATGGATTAGATGTTTTAGACGAATGGGTTGAAAAAACGAATTTTCCCTGGTTAATGTCTAATGTAGTTGACAATGAAACCGGACGGCCGTTAGGTGGTGGCAAAATTACTCATATTATGAATCATAATGAGTTGAAAGTAGGCCTAATTGGTTTAGTAGAAAAGGAGTGGCTTGATACGCTTCCGACAATAGATCCGAATGAAGTAACGtatattgattttattaaagCTGGAAACCAACTAGCAAATGAGCTACACAATCAG GGTTGTGATGTTATTATAGCATTAACACACATGCGAACACCAAATGATATCGAGTTGGCCAAACACGGCGGACACATCGATCTAGTATTAGGTGGCCATGACCATGTATATGAAATATTGAAT ATTGGAGAAACGTACGTAATCAAATCAGGTACAGATTTTAGGCAATTTTCGAAGATCGGCATAAACCCAGAACGTAatcaaaatggtaaaataacaattaatgTTGAGAAAGTTGATGTAAATTCTTCGAAATACTCAGAAGACACTACATTGAGAgatgaattgaaaaaatacTCAGAAGCAATTGAATcaaaaatggatgaaatgctAGGAATGTTTGCTGTAGAGTTGGAAGGAAGATTTTCTGCTATTCGTACGTCTGAAACCAATCTAGGAAATTGGATTTGTGATGTAGCTCTGGCCGCCACCGGAGCAGATTGTGTTATTATTAACTCTGGCACATTCCGTTCGGATCAAATACATCCTGCTGGGCCATTTACGATGCGCGACTTGATTAACATAATACCAATGCAAGATCCATTGATTGTATTGGAGGTGTCAGGTAAAATACTGCACGAAGCACTTGAAAATTCAGTATCAACGTATCCAAAGCTGGAAGGAAGGTTTCCCCAGATAGCGGGCATGTCATTCGTTTTCGACCCTACAAAAAGTCCAGGTGAAAGGGTAGAGCCGAAACTGGTTCGTCTAGGTGATGAATGGTTAAATTTGGAACAGAAATATACACTGTGTATTAAAAGCTACATATACGGAGGGTGTGATGGATATACCATGTTCAAAGGATGCCGTGTTCTGTTAGACGACGATGCTGCACCAGAGCTGGGACTAGCTATACAGAATCATTTCAAGGCAATCGATGTTCGTTTAGGTAAAACGCATCACACTAAACATCGCCAATCGCTAGTTACGCTGTCACGACGCCACAGCATGGTACAGATGCTTGAAAACCTTGAGTTAGATGGTCCAACTCCGATCAGACGTAAGTCTTCCCTGACGATACCAAAAATGGAACACATCACTAACAATCGGAGCAAG CAGCTTTTACGACGTGCGTCGCTGGATGATTTGGAACAAAACAGCTGCCAGCTTGCACCAACAATTCAGCATAGAATTATTGTCGTTCAGAATGAAGAT CACATTCGGGAGATGATTTTAAGGCGAGaaactattgaaaaaaattgtgttATCAAGGAGACCGACGAGCTTTCCCCATAA